One region of Synechococcus elongatus PCC 11801 genomic DNA includes:
- the psbD gene encoding photosystem II D2 protein (photosystem q(a) protein), protein MTIAVGRAPAERGWFDVLDDWLKRDRFVFVGWSGLLLFPCAYMALGGWLTGTTFVTSWYTHGIASSYLEGGNFLTVAVSTPADAFGHSLMLLWGPEAQGNFVRWCQLGGLWNFVALHGAFGLIGFMLRQFEIARLVGVRPYNAIAFSGPIAVFVSVFLMYPLGQSSWFFAPSFGVAAIFRFLLFLQGFHNWTLNPFHMMGVAGILGGALLCAIHGATVENTLFEDSEQSNTFRAFEPTQAEETYSMVTANRFWSQIFGIAFSNKRWLHFFMLFVPVTGLWMSSIGIVGLALNLRAYDFVSQELRAAEDPEFETFYTKNILLNEGIRAWMAPQDQPHEKFVFPEEVLPRGNAL, encoded by the coding sequence ATGACGATTGCAGTGGGGCGAGCGCCAGCGGAGCGGGGATGGTTTGACGTCCTCGACGACTGGCTGAAGCGCGACCGATTCGTATTTGTGGGTTGGTCTGGTTTGCTGCTGTTTCCCTGTGCGTACATGGCACTGGGCGGCTGGCTAACTGGGACGACCTTTGTGACGTCGTGGTACACCCACGGCATTGCGTCTTCGTACTTGGAAGGCGGCAACTTTTTGACCGTGGCGGTCAGCACACCAGCGGATGCGTTTGGTCATTCGTTGATGCTGCTGTGGGGCCCCGAGGCACAAGGGAACTTCGTGCGTTGGTGCCAACTGGGCGGTTTGTGGAACTTCGTAGCACTGCACGGCGCCTTCGGTTTGATTGGCTTCATGCTGCGTCAATTTGAGATTGCGCGCTTGGTGGGCGTCCGTCCGTACAACGCGATCGCCTTCTCGGGTCCGATCGCGGTGTTCGTGTCCGTGTTTTTGATGTACCCATTGGGGCAATCGAGCTGGTTCTTCGCACCGAGCTTCGGCGTGGCAGCGATTTTCCGGTTCTTGTTGTTCCTGCAAGGGTTCCACAACTGGACCTTGAACCCATTCCACATGATGGGCGTGGCGGGCATTTTGGGTGGAGCACTGCTGTGTGCCATTCACGGTGCGACGGTGGAAAACACTTTGTTCGAAGACTCCGAGCAATCGAACACCTTCCGAGCGTTTGAGCCGACGCAGGCTGAAGAGACGTACTCGATGGTGACGGCGAACCGTTTTTGGAGCCAGATTTTCGGGATTGCGTTTTCGAACAAGCGCTGGCTGCACTTCTTCATGTTGTTCGTGCCAGTGACGGGCTTGTGGATGAGCTCGATTGGGATTGTTGGTTTGGCATTGAACCTGCGGGCATATGATTTTGTGTCGCAGGAGCTGCGTGCAGCCGAGGATCCGGAGTTTGAGACGTTCTACACGAAGAACATCTTGTTGAACGAAGGGATTCGGGCCTGGATGGCACCGCAAGACCAACCGCACGAAAAATTCGTCTTCCCCGAAGAGGTTCTGCCCCGCGGTAACGCTCTCTAG
- a CDS encoding energy-coupling factor ABC transporter ATP-binding protein, which produces MRSLSFGWSPESPILQDCNLQIPRGEFWMLLGDNGSGKSTLLRLIAGLLPLQSGAITGDRPLGFVFQNPDHQLVMPTVGADVAFGLVEEGLSVAQAKERVAEALAAVRLEHYERRPVYALSGGQKQRVAIAGAIARHCELLLFDEPTALLDGDSQRDLVQQVKQLVRDRGLTALWVTHRLEELEAADGACLLQQGRVVVTGSVATVKAKLEQL; this is translated from the coding sequence GTGCGATCGCTCAGCTTTGGCTGGTCGCCTGAGTCACCCATCCTGCAAGATTGCAACCTCCAGATTCCCCGTGGTGAATTTTGGATGCTGCTGGGGGATAACGGCAGTGGCAAATCCACTCTCTTGCGGCTGATTGCTGGCCTGTTGCCGTTACAGTCAGGCGCCATCACTGGCGATCGCCCGCTGGGATTTGTCTTTCAGAATCCCGATCATCAATTGGTGATGCCCACAGTCGGGGCTGATGTTGCGTTTGGACTGGTTGAAGAAGGGCTCTCAGTTGCACAAGCAAAGGAGCGGGTCGCTGAAGCTCTCGCAGCCGTGCGACTGGAGCACTATGAGCGGCGGCCAGTCTATGCCCTCAGTGGTGGTCAAAAGCAACGGGTTGCGATCGCCGGCGCGATCGCTCGCCACTGTGAATTACTACTGTTTGATGAGCCGACAGCCCTGTTGGATGGCGACAGTCAACGAGATTTAGTTCAGCAAGTCAAACAATTGGTGCGCGATCGCGGGTTGACGGCTCTTTGGGTGACACACCGATTGGAGGAACTGGAGGCAGCTGATGGCGCCTGTCTGTTGCAGCAGGGGCGAGTGGTCGTTACGGGATCGGTGGCTACCGTGAAAGCCAAACTTGAACAGCTTTGA
- a CDS encoding NYN domain-containing protein, protein MSALLLVDGYNVIGAWQRLQRLRDRHGLEAARTELIELLSNYSAYQGYATNLVFDAQYRATPGQQEQVTEQLVVSYTDPEQTADTYIEMTCANHRDELRASRRRVIVATSDRAQQLTVIGFGAEWMSTHRLAQDVETSIQKVKQWQVEQRRKHQPKTLGSRLDDRVRRQLEYWRRQP, encoded by the coding sequence ATGTCTGCTCTGCTGCTTGTTGATGGCTACAACGTCATTGGCGCTTGGCAACGCTTGCAGCGACTCCGCGATCGCCATGGTTTAGAAGCAGCCCGGACTGAATTGATTGAGTTATTAAGCAACTACAGCGCCTATCAGGGCTATGCCACCAATCTGGTTTTCGATGCACAGTATCGAGCCACACCCGGACAACAGGAGCAAGTGACCGAGCAGCTTGTTGTGAGCTACACCGATCCTGAGCAGACAGCCGATACCTATATTGAAATGACCTGCGCCAACCATCGAGATGAACTACGAGCTTCTCGACGGCGAGTCATTGTCGCCACCAGCGATCGCGCCCAGCAATTGACGGTAATTGGCTTTGGAGCCGAGTGGATGTCGACACATCGCCTTGCCCAAGATGTGGAGACTTCGATTCAGAAAGTAAAACAGTGGCAGGTCGAGCAACGCCGCAAACACCAACCCAAAACCCTCGGCAGTCGTCTCGATGATCGCGTTCGTCGTCAGCTGGAATACTGGCGGCGGCAGCCTTGA
- the psbQ gene encoding photosystem II protein PsbQ: protein MTLWSRCRRAVALVLIPLLSTVLVACAGPTAATVPTYSESQILQIEKSQANLQAARDRFPELDQLINAEDWTFVQNFIRGPLGDVRRETATVSRTLLDPALKAETTETAQDLFNHLIALDDAAKDGDSRRARQQFQEAIVDFDAFLNAIPTL, encoded by the coding sequence ATGACATTGTGGTCTCGTTGCCGTCGAGCCGTTGCGCTCGTCCTCATTCCCTTGCTTTCAACGGTTTTGGTTGCTTGCGCAGGTCCAACAGCAGCAACTGTGCCGACCTATAGCGAGAGCCAGATTCTACAGATCGAAAAATCACAGGCCAATCTCCAAGCAGCGCGCGATCGCTTCCCCGAGTTAGATCAATTGATCAATGCTGAAGACTGGACCTTCGTCCAAAACTTCATCCGTGGTCCTTTGGGCGATGTGCGCCGAGAGACGGCAACCGTCAGTCGCACCTTGCTCGATCCAGCCCTGAAAGCGGAAACCACTGAGACGGCCCAAGACCTGTTTAATCACCTGATTGCTTTGGATGATGCCGCCAAAGATGGGGATAGCCGTCGGGCGCGTCAACAGTTCCAAGAAGCGATCGTTGATTTCGACGCTTTCCTAAACGCGATTCCGACCCTCTAG
- a CDS encoding NAD(P)/FAD-dependent oxidoreductase — MSKQRLIIIGAGAIGACLAYELSADSRYQITVFDQAAGPATGATGAALGVLIGVLCQRTKGRFWQLRQRTLARYQSLIPELEAAIGQPIPGHEGLLKLVTDPTEREGWEQLQAIRRQQGYELELWDPSELRDRVPSIAAEQFALAVWSPYDRQINPTALTLALVKAAQQRGVEFCFNTPVQTLQRNGDRGLSVEGRPCDWLILSAGLGSTAIAQQLGLDLPMQPVLGQALRLRWPNNRLPQQVMTAEDIHLVPLTDRELWLGATVEMPPDQTAIAPQAEYLETLRSRAVQFWPDLQQAEVLQAWQGYRPRPLGRPAPVIECLTDWPNVIVATAHYRNGLLLAPVTAAIVQELLAAAVPPSTAAMI, encoded by the coding sequence ATGTCCAAACAGCGGCTGATCATCATTGGTGCCGGTGCGATCGGAGCTTGCTTGGCCTACGAGCTGAGCGCCGATTCGCGCTATCAAATCACCGTGTTTGATCAAGCTGCTGGCCCAGCTACGGGTGCCACAGGTGCTGCCTTGGGCGTCTTGATCGGTGTCCTTTGTCAGCGCACCAAGGGCCGTTTTTGGCAGCTGCGTCAACGCACCCTAGCCCGCTACCAAAGCTTGATTCCGGAGCTTGAGGCAGCGATCGGCCAGCCCATTCCAGGCCATGAAGGTTTGCTAAAGCTGGTTACCGATCCGACTGAGCGGGAGGGTTGGGAACAGTTGCAGGCGATTCGCCGCCAGCAGGGCTACGAACTGGAACTCTGGGATCCCTCAGAACTGCGCGATCGCGTCCCGAGCATCGCCGCCGAGCAGTTTGCCCTGGCGGTCTGGTCACCCTACGATCGCCAAATCAATCCCACTGCTTTGACGCTGGCTTTAGTAAAAGCAGCTCAGCAACGGGGCGTAGAGTTTTGCTTCAACACGCCGGTACAAACGCTGCAGCGAAACGGCGATCGCGGTCTGTCTGTGGAAGGTCGACCTTGTGATTGGCTGATTCTCAGTGCTGGGCTGGGGTCAACGGCGATCGCTCAGCAACTAGGGCTGGATTTACCAATGCAACCGGTACTGGGACAAGCCTTGCGGTTGCGCTGGCCGAATAATCGTCTGCCTCAGCAAGTGATGACAGCTGAGGATATTCACCTCGTGCCGCTAACTGATCGCGAATTGTGGCTGGGGGCAACAGTGGAGATGCCCCCCGATCAAACTGCGATCGCGCCACAAGCGGAGTATTTAGAGACTTTGCGATCGCGCGCTGTGCAGTTCTGGCCCGATCTCCAACAGGCAGAAGTTCTCCAAGCTTGGCAAGGCTACCGTCCCCGACCGCTGGGGCGACCTGCACCGGTGATTGAATGCCTGACGGACTGGCCCAATGTGATTGTGGCGACGGCTCACTACCGCAATGGACTGTTGCTAGCGCCGGTTACTGCTGCGATCGTTCAGGAACTGCTTGCTGCTGCGGTGCCCCCGTCCACCGCCGCCATGATCTAA
- a CDS encoding 2TM domain-containing protein, with protein MADRYNLEDVQEILQRAIARSTTQDEFSAQQLQEMAAELGITTEQLQAAETDWRTLQLQRQDQTEFDQRRWQRWQDQAIRFLVVNAGLMALNWITSQGLGWSLYVLVPWTIGLVLSFWQTWKPTPEVYEKEFQSWRRQRQLRQSLGRWIDRWLPPARSLNR; from the coding sequence ATGGCCGATCGCTACAACCTCGAAGATGTGCAGGAAATTCTGCAGCGGGCGATCGCACGATCGACAACCCAAGATGAATTTAGTGCTCAGCAGCTCCAAGAAATGGCGGCTGAACTGGGAATCACAACCGAGCAGCTCCAGGCGGCTGAAACGGATTGGCGTACGCTGCAACTGCAACGTCAAGACCAAACCGAGTTTGATCAGCGGCGCTGGCAGCGTTGGCAGGATCAAGCGATTCGCTTTCTCGTCGTCAATGCGGGCCTGATGGCGCTCAACTGGATCACCAGCCAAGGGCTGGGCTGGAGCTTGTACGTTTTGGTGCCTTGGACAATCGGGTTGGTGCTGAGCTTTTGGCAAACCTGGAAGCCCACACCCGAAGTCTACGAGAAGGAGTTCCAGTCCTGGCGACGCCAACGCCAACTGCGTCAATCGCTAGGACGTTGGATCGATCGCTGGCTCCCACCGGCGCGATCGCTTAATCGATAA
- a CDS encoding cofactor assembly of complex C subunit B — protein MATDSGVWLRRLPLIAGAIGGTLLMVNRALTPELLPTQSRSDALGILLSALLILSGLLWQRVQPVPPEIVVLDGEEGFDLDDQLPEEIRQELAWASKLLLTNTITGSLLLWYDGQVLMRRGILAPPVPVQPGPIVERAMKTGKAVYLVDLKLYPGRIEFNYLPANSQGLICQPIGDRGVLLLAARAPRSYTQQDERWIAGIAAKFDQSLSRWRTAIAVEQA, from the coding sequence ATGGCCACGGATTCCGGGGTTTGGTTACGGCGGCTCCCCCTGATTGCTGGTGCGATCGGGGGGACGTTGCTGATGGTCAACCGTGCCCTCACGCCTGAATTGCTGCCAACCCAATCGCGATCGGATGCCTTGGGGATTCTGCTCAGTGCTCTGTTAATTCTGAGTGGATTGCTTTGGCAACGGGTTCAGCCCGTGCCACCTGAGATAGTCGTCCTGGATGGGGAAGAGGGCTTTGATCTCGATGACCAGCTCCCGGAAGAGATCCGCCAGGAATTAGCTTGGGCCTCCAAGCTGCTGCTGACCAATACAATTACGGGCTCGCTGCTGCTCTGGTACGACGGGCAGGTGCTGATGCGGCGCGGTATTTTGGCCCCCCCAGTTCCCGTGCAACCGGGGCCAATCGTCGAACGGGCCATGAAAACGGGCAAAGCCGTCTATCTGGTCGATCTCAAACTCTATCCAGGTCGGATCGAGTTCAACTATTTACCCGCTAACAGTCAGGGTTTGATCTGTCAGCCCATCGGCGATCGCGGCGTGTTGCTGCTAGCCGCCCGTGCTCCGCGCAGCTATACCCAGCAGGATGAACGTTGGATTGCGGGCATTGCCGCGAAATTCGATCAATCACTGAGCCGCTGGCGTACCGCGATCGCCGTAGAACAAGCGTAG
- a CDS encoding M15 family metallopeptidase, with amino-acid sequence MGFQYDDDVPVAIRSEVPAPKARTNRLLPWAVGGAIAVFAIGAWAVSQRPPAETDTVTAPSDPLTAPSDSLLGHRPYADAPAAVLTPLASNPDIRLRTTAARAFNDLQTAAARDGVQLLPLSGFRSKQEQRSLFFDVKAERNQSVTERASVSAPPGYSEHHTGYAIDIGDAQAPNTHLETTFEQTAAFRWLQANAKRFNFELSFPRNNPQQVSYEPWHWRFVGDVESLRLFYGDRGTPAAQ; translated from the coding sequence ATGGGCTTTCAGTACGACGATGACGTACCCGTTGCGATCCGCAGCGAGGTGCCAGCTCCCAAAGCACGGACCAACCGCTTGCTGCCTTGGGCCGTGGGTGGTGCGATCGCGGTTTTCGCGATCGGGGCTTGGGCAGTTAGCCAACGTCCGCCTGCCGAGACGGACACGGTCACAGCACCGTCCGACCCCCTGACTGCCCCCTCTGACTCTCTCTTGGGGCATCGCCCCTATGCCGACGCTCCTGCGGCAGTCCTAACGCCACTGGCCAGTAACCCAGACATCCGTCTGCGAACGACTGCGGCCAGAGCGTTTAACGATCTTCAAACTGCCGCCGCTCGGGATGGCGTGCAACTGCTGCCGTTGTCAGGCTTCCGGTCTAAGCAAGAGCAGCGATCGCTCTTTTTTGATGTCAAGGCCGAGCGCAATCAAAGTGTGACTGAGCGGGCGAGTGTCAGCGCGCCACCGGGCTACAGCGAACACCACACAGGCTACGCGATCGACATTGGCGATGCCCAAGCGCCAAATACTCACCTTGAAACCACATTTGAGCAAACGGCAGCTTTCCGCTGGCTACAAGCCAATGCCAAGCGCTTTAATTTCGAGCTATCGTTTCCCCGCAATAATCCCCAGCAGGTCAGCTATGAACCCTGGCACTGGCGGTTTGTCGGAGATGTGGAAAGCCTACGCTTGTTCTACGGCGATCGCGGTACGCCAGCGGCTCAGTGA
- the kdpC gene encoding K(+)-transporting ATPase subunit C — MLLRRIQPALRITLVVWLLTAVIYPLMLWGMGQLIFPAQANGSLLTDAQGTVIGSSLIGQPFQSDRYFWGRPSAIAYATDPADRQTGRSGNQHLGPTNPLLRDRIAAAAQQWQATGLSEIPSDLLYSSASGLDPHISLAAAQAQIPRVAAARQRSPEAIATLLDCYRDRPVLGIIGGTGINVLQLNRALDRNDPAEGQTCPNR, encoded by the coding sequence ATGCTCCTGCGTCGGATTCAGCCCGCTCTGCGGATCACGCTCGTAGTCTGGCTACTGACTGCGGTGATCTATCCGCTGATGCTCTGGGGCATGGGTCAGCTGATTTTTCCTGCTCAAGCCAATGGCAGTCTGCTCACTGATGCCCAGGGAACGGTGATTGGGTCATCTCTCATTGGCCAGCCCTTCCAGAGCGATCGCTATTTCTGGGGACGCCCTAGCGCCATTGCCTATGCCACCGATCCCGCCGATCGCCAAACGGGGCGTTCAGGCAATCAACATCTCGGACCGACCAATCCTTTGCTGCGCGATCGCATTGCCGCAGCAGCCCAACAATGGCAGGCGACGGGGTTGTCTGAGATCCCCAGCGACTTGCTCTACAGCTCGGCTTCGGGGCTGGATCCGCACATTTCCCTTGCTGCTGCCCAAGCGCAGATTCCACGAGTGGCTGCGGCTCGTCAGCGATCGCCTGAAGCCATTGCCACCTTGCTCGACTGCTATCGCGATCGCCCTGTCTTGGGGATCATCGGTGGGACTGGCATTAACGTCTTGCAACTCAATCGCGCCTTAGATCGCAATGACCCGGCTGAAGGTCAGACCTGCCCTAACCGCTAA
- a CDS encoding potassium-transporting ATPase subunit F encodes MTIPLDPPATVWMAAIATAPTGLQVALLTGVIALSVYLFYVMISPEKF; translated from the coding sequence ATGACGATTCCGCTTGATCCGCCAGCAACAGTTTGGATGGCCGCGATCGCGACAGCACCGACCGGCTTGCAAGTCGCCTTGCTTACGGGCGTGATTGCCCTCTCGGTCTATCTGTTTTACGTGATGATCTCTCCCGAGAAGTTTTGA
- the kdpB gene encoding potassium-transporting ATPase subunit KdpB, producing the protein MPLLPRHHRAPGGPRSQRRHLAQPQRQGLYRRALIEAFRKLDPRQMVRNPVMFVVWLGTILTFLLVLNPSLFGGSHEPGARSFNALIGLTLFLTVWFANVAEAIAEGRGKAQADALRATQTQTLAQRLTTAGTIESIPSPELRKGDRVVVVAGALIPADGEVIAGVASVDESAITGESAPVLKEAGSDVASSVTGGTRVISDQLTIQITSEPGKGFIDRMIQLVEGAKRSKTPNEIALTVLLAVLTQIFLIAIATLSPIANYLGSPTAIATLIALLVALIPTTIGGLLSAIGIAGMDRVAQFNVIATSGRAVEACGDINTLVLDKTGTITLGNRLADSFIPLSGRSPEAVARAAWIASYFDNTPEGKSIVRLAESQLTQVDFDWQSATGIDFSARTRMSGTDAADGQEFRKGAVDAIKGFARSRGGTIPPDLEAAFEQVSRLGGTPLAVCIGAEIYGVIYLKDIIKTGIRERFDQLRRMGIRTVMLTGDNHLTASVIAAEAGVDDFIAEATPEDKIAVIQAEQRQGKLVAMTGDGTNDAPALAQANVGLAMNSGTQAAKEAANMVDLDSDPTKLIDVVTIGKQLLITRGALTTFSIANDVAKYFAILPALFIDAGLAPLNVMRLATPRSALLAAMLYNALIIPALIPLALKGVKFRPLTANELLQRNLLLYGVGGLIAPFLAIKAIDWVIFHLGIL; encoded by the coding sequence ATGCCTCTACTCCCCCGTCATCACCGAGCTCCAGGCGGCCCGCGATCGCAGCGTCGTCACCTCGCTCAGCCCCAACGTCAGGGGTTATACCGGCGCGCCCTCATTGAAGCGTTCCGCAAACTCGACCCACGCCAGATGGTCCGCAATCCCGTGATGTTTGTGGTCTGGTTGGGCACGATTCTGACCTTCCTCTTGGTGCTGAATCCGAGTTTGTTTGGCGGCAGTCACGAGCCGGGGGCGCGATCGTTTAATGCCCTGATTGGTCTGACCCTGTTTTTGACGGTTTGGTTTGCCAACGTTGCAGAGGCGATCGCTGAAGGTCGCGGCAAAGCCCAGGCCGATGCCCTGCGGGCGACCCAAACCCAGACCCTTGCGCAGCGGCTCACGACAGCAGGGACGATCGAGTCGATCCCCTCACCAGAACTGCGGAAAGGCGATCGCGTGGTGGTGGTGGCAGGAGCGCTGATTCCCGCCGATGGAGAGGTGATTGCCGGAGTTGCTTCGGTCGATGAATCGGCGATTACCGGTGAGTCTGCCCCAGTGCTGAAGGAAGCTGGCTCGGATGTGGCGAGTTCGGTAACTGGCGGCACGCGGGTGATCTCCGATCAACTGACGATTCAGATCACCTCAGAGCCGGGTAAAGGCTTCATCGATCGCATGATTCAGTTGGTCGAAGGGGCTAAACGCAGTAAAACGCCGAATGAGATTGCTTTGACGGTTCTGCTAGCCGTCCTGACCCAAATTTTTCTGATCGCGATCGCGACGCTCTCGCCCATTGCGAACTATCTGGGTAGCCCCACTGCGATCGCCACCTTGATCGCTCTCTTGGTGGCTTTAATTCCCACCACGATCGGGGGGCTATTGAGTGCGATTGGCATCGCCGGCATGGATCGGGTTGCGCAATTTAATGTCATTGCAACCTCCGGCCGTGCGGTTGAAGCCTGTGGCGATATCAACACGCTAGTCCTCGACAAGACAGGCACCATCACCCTTGGCAATCGCTTGGCAGATTCCTTCATTCCCTTATCGGGGCGATCGCCTGAAGCCGTGGCAAGAGCAGCTTGGATCGCCAGCTATTTCGACAACACCCCAGAAGGGAAATCGATTGTCCGACTGGCCGAAAGCCAGTTGACTCAGGTGGATTTTGACTGGCAGTCCGCCACGGGAATTGACTTCTCAGCGCGAACTCGGATGAGTGGCACGGATGCTGCGGATGGGCAGGAGTTTCGCAAAGGGGCTGTCGATGCGATTAAGGGCTTTGCGCGATCGCGGGGAGGAACGATTCCCCCCGATTTAGAGGCTGCCTTTGAACAGGTTTCGCGTTTAGGCGGAACGCCACTGGCCGTCTGTATTGGTGCTGAAATCTACGGCGTCATCTATCTCAAGGACATCATCAAAACCGGTATCCGCGAACGCTTTGACCAGCTGCGGCGTATGGGGATTCGCACGGTGATGCTGACTGGGGATAATCATTTAACTGCTTCTGTGATTGCTGCCGAGGCTGGAGTGGATGACTTCATTGCGGAAGCCACGCCTGAAGACAAAATTGCGGTGATTCAAGCGGAGCAGCGCCAAGGCAAGCTGGTGGCGATGACCGGTGATGGCACCAATGATGCGCCAGCTTTAGCTCAGGCGAATGTCGGGTTGGCGATGAATTCAGGCACCCAAGCCGCTAAAGAAGCTGCCAATATGGTCGATTTGGATTCCGATCCAACCAAGCTGATCGATGTGGTGACGATTGGCAAGCAGTTGTTGATCACCCGCGGGGCACTGACTACCTTTTCGATCGCCAATGATGTCGCCAAATACTTTGCGATCTTGCCGGCATTATTCATCGATGCCGGCCTCGCCCCCTTGAATGTGATGAGACTAGCGACGCCGCGATCAGCTCTGCTGGCCGCGATGCTCTACAACGCGTTGATTATTCCAGCCCTCATTCCCTTGGCATTGAAAGGGGTGAAGTTTCGGCCGCTGACCGCGAATGAACTGTTGCAGCGCAATCTTCTGCTCTATGGCGTGGGGGGATTGATCGCGCCCTTTTTAGCGATTAAGGCGATCGACTGGGTCATTTTTCACTTAGGCATTCTCTGA